In Streptomyces sp. NBC_01231, the sequence ACGTACCGGCGCCCCGGATCGGGCAGCAGGCGGGCCCGGGGGGCTACGGCAGCTACCGGCCGACCAGCTGGCGCCCCGCCCGCAAGAGGCCCGCCTGCCCCTATCCCAACCCGGGCCGCTACGAAGACGGCAAACCGCTCAAGCAGGGCATGCGGATCGCCTTCTCCGGAGACACGTCCATCGAGCGCGACCTCCTGGAGGACCGCGCGACCGAGGCCGGCCTGCATGTCGCCACCAGCATCTCCCGGCTGACCAGCCTGCTCGTCACCAACGACCCGGACTCCGGCACCTCGAAGGTGGTCAAGGCCCGGCAGTTCGGCACCCCGGTCGTCGACGAGGCGGCGTTCGGGCAGCTGCTCAGGGATGTCGAGCCGGCCACGGCGCCGTGACCGTACGGACGGGTGATTGGCGGGCGACTCGCCCGGCGTCGCCTCGCTCCCACGGCACCGACAGCCCACCCTGTGGCGCATGGCGACATGTGAAGTCTGCGGCAACAACTACGGAATGACCTTCGAGGTGCACGCGCAGGGCGCGGTGCACGTCTTCGACTGCTTCTCCTGCGCGATCCACCGCATGGCTCCCCTCTGCGAGCACTGCCGGGTGCAGATCATCGGCCAGGGCGTCGAGGTCGAGGGCCACTGGTACTGCGGCGCCCACTGCGCCCGCGCGGAGGGAAAGGCGGGCATCGTCGACAAGGTCTGACGCCGAACGGTACGAAGCGGCCCCCACCGCGATACACCCCACGACCGAGTTGTACGGTCGTGGGGTGTACCGCTTCCTTCTGTCCCGGCAGTGGGTGATCCTCACGCTGGTCGCCCTCCTCCTCATCCCCACGATGATCAGGCTGGGCATCTGGCAGATGCACCGCTACGAGGAGCGCACGGCCCGCAATCAGCTGGTCTCGAACGCACTGTCCGCCGAGCCGGTGCCGGTGGAGAAGCTGACCTCCCCGGGGCACGTCATCACCACCGACGAGCGCTACCACAACGTGACCGCGAAGGGCCGTTTCGACACCGATGACGAGGTCGTCGTGCGCCGCCGCACCAACTCCGACGACGAGGTCGGCTACCACGTCCTGACCCCGTTCGTCCTCGACGACGGCAAGGTCCTGCTGGTCAACCGGGGCTGGATCCCCGCCGACGGACCGAGCCAGACCGCGTTCCCCAAGATCCCCGCACCGGCCCGTGGGGAGACCACCGTCACCGGGCGGCTGATGCCCGACGAGACGACCGCGGCGAGCGGCATCAAGAACGTCAAGGGACTGCCCGACCGGCAGATCATGCTGATCAACAGCGCGCAGGAGGCCCGCCGCCTCGGCGCGGAGGTGCTCGGCGGCTACATCGCGCAGACGGCGCCGGAGCCGAAGGGCGACGTCCCGGAGCTGGTCGGCAGGCCCGGCAACGAGGACGCGGCGCTGAACTACGCCTACGCCATCCAGTGGTGGCTGTTCGCCGCGGGCGTCCCGGTCGGCTGGGTGGTCCTGGTCCGGCGCGAGCTGCGCGACCGGCGCGAGGCGACGGCCGAGCAGCAGGCCACGGAGGAGACGGAGCCGGCGGCGGTGTAGTCGCCTTCACGGCTGGTCGGTGTAGTCGCCCGCGCGACCCGGCGGCGTAGGCGCCCGCGCGCCTCACCCCCACCACCACTCCACCCGCCACCACCCGCCCCACACGTCGTGTCACCCGCCCGGTCCCGCCCCGGATTGGTGCGCCCGGGGTACGGGAACCCGCACTGCGTGCACCCCCGTATCGAGGACTACGCCGTCATCGGCGACGAACAGACGGCCGCCCTGGTCGGCCTGGACGGTTCCGTCGACTGGCTCTGCCTGCCCCGCTTCGACTCGGCCGCCTGCTTCGCCAAGCTCCTCGGCGACGCGGACAACGGCCACTGGCGGATCGCTCCCAAGGGCAGCACAGGCCGCTGCGCCCGGCGCGCCTACCGCCCCGACACCCTTGTCCTCGACACCGAGTGGGAGACCGACAAGGGCACCGTGCGGGTCACCGACCTGATGCCGCAGAGGGAGCGCGCCCCCGACCTCGTACGCGTCGTGGAAGGTCTCAGCGGCCGGGTCACGGTACGCAGCACCCTGCGGCTGCGCTTCGACTACGGCTCGGTCATGCCGTGGGTGCGCCGGTCGGACGGCCATCGGGTGGCCGTCGCGGGGCCCGACTCGGCGTGGCTGCGCAGCGAACCGGAGGTGCACACCTGGGGCGAGGACTTCGGCACGCACTCCGAGTTCACGGTCGCCGAGGGCGAGAAGGTGGCGTTCGTGCTCACCTGGCATCCCTCGCACGAGCCGCGCCCCCCGCTCGTCGATCCGTACGAGGCGCTGGAGAGCAGCGTCGCCGACTGGCGGGCGTGGGCGTCCCGCTGCCGCTACGACGGCCCGTACCGGGACGCCGTGGTGCGCTCGCTGATCACCCTCAAGGCCCTCACCTACGCGCCGACCGGCGGCATCGTGGCCGCGGCGACCACCTCGCTGCCCGAGGAGGTCGGCGGGGTGCGCAACTGGGACTACCGCTACTGCTGGCTGCGGGACTCCACCCTCACCCTGGGCGTCCTGCTGTCCTGCGGCTACCACAAGGAGGCCGAGGCCTGGCGGAACTGGCTGCTGCGCGCGGTCGCCGGCGATCCGGCGGACCTGCAGATCATGTACGGCCTGGCGGGTGAGCGGCGGCTGCCCGAGTTCGAGCTGCCGTATCTGTCCGGCTTCGCCGGCTCCAGGCCCGTCAGGATCGGGAACGGAGCCGTCGACCAGCTCCAGCTGGACGTGTACGGCGAGGTCATGGACTCGCTGTCGCTGGCGCGGGCGGCCGACTTGCCCGCCACCAAGGACATGTGGGCACTGCAGCGCGCCCTGATGACGTTCCTGGGGTCGGCCTGGCGGCAACCGGACGAGGGGCTGTGGGAGGTGCGCGGGGGCCGCCGCCAGTTCGTCCACTCGAAGGTGATGGTGTGGGTGGCCGCCGACCGTGCCGTGCGCGCCCTGGAGTCGAACCCGGAATTGCACGGCGATCTCGACGACTGGCGCGCGATGCGCGACGAGGTGCACCGGGAGGTGTGCGAGAAGGGCTACGACCCGCAGCGGAACACCTTCACCCAGTCCTACGGCTCGCGCGAACTCGACGCGGCGCTGCTGCTGATCCCGCGCGTCGGCTTCCTGCCGCCCGACGACCCGCGCGTGATCGGCACCATCGACGCGATCCGCGCGGACCTTGGCCACGGCGGCTTCCTGCGCCGTTACAGCATCGGGGAGAACGGTGTCGACGGGCTGCCGGGAGGCGAGGGCACGTTCCTGGCGTGCTCGTTCTGGCTGGCGGACGCCCTGCACATGACGGGCCGTACGAAGGAGGCCCGGGAGTTGTTCGAACGACTGGTCGGGCTCGGCAACGACGTGGGCCTGCTGTCCGAGGAGTACGACCCCGTGGCGGGCGTCCAGCTCGGCAACGTTCCGCAGGCGTTCAGCCACATCGGCCTGGTCAACACCGCCCTCGCCCTGTTCGGGGGCGAAGGGGCAGGATAGGGGCCATGGATCTTGGACTGAAGGACCGGGTGTACGTCGTCACCGGAGCCACCCGCGGTCTCGGCAACGCCGCCGCGCGCGAACTCGTCGCCGACGGGGCGAAGGTGGTCGTCACGGGACGGGAGGAGAAGGGCGTCGCCGAGGCGGCCGCCGCGCTGGGGCCGAACGCGGTGGGGGTCGTCGCGGACAACGCCGAGCCGGCGGCCGCGGAGCGGCTGATCGCGGCGGCGCGGGAGCACTTCGGCGGGTTCGACGGTGTTCTCGTCAGCGTCGGAGGGCCGGCGCCGGGGTTCGTCGCCGACAACACGGACGAGCAGTGGCAGACGGCGTTCGAGTCGGTGTTCCTGGGGGCGGTGCGGCTCGCGCGGGCGGCTGCGGCCGAGCTGGAGGCCGGTGGTGTCATCGGGTTCGTGCTGTCCGGGTCGGTGCACGAGCCGATTCCCGGGCTGACGATCTCCAACGGGCTGCGGCCGGGGCTGGCCGGGTTCGCGAAGTCGCTGGCCGACGAGCTGGGGCCGCGGAACATCCGGGTGGTGGGCCTGCTGCCGGCTCGTATCGACACGGACCGGGTGCGTGAGCTGGACGGGTTGTCCGCGGATCCGGAGGCCACCCGGGCGGCCAACGAGTCGCGGATTCCGTTGCGGCGATACGGGAGGCCCGAGGAGTTCGGGCGGACGGCCGCGTTCCTGCTGTCGCCGGCGGCCTCCTACCTGACGGGCGTCATGGTGCCGGTGGACGGCGGCATGCGGCACGGGTTCTGAGCGGAACGGCGGGTCACCCGACCCTTTCCGGGCGGTGCTTGACGCCGCTGAGCCGGACCTCCGCCGGCAGTGACGCCAGGCCCGCCGAGTTCCGGGCGCGGGTGAGCGCGCCCTCGGTGAAGTCGTGCAGGGCCGTTCCCGGATCCGCGTGCGGTTCCAGTTGGAGCCGCACGCGGGCCTCGGGGGCGGTGGGGCGGCCGGTGAGGTGCGTGTGGGCGCGCGCCACGCCTTCCAACTCACCCGCCTGGCCTGCCAGTACGCCCTCCAGTGCGCGGCCTCGCAGCAGCGCGCCCGCACCGTCGCCGGTGTCCACGAGGACCTGGGTGAGACGGCGTCGGCGCAGTACCGCCGTCAGCCACCACAGAGCGAGCAGGACGAGGACGGCGAGCACCGCCAGGACGGTCGGCCACCACCAGTCGGATTCCCGCCAGCGCGTCCGCTCGGCGTCGGAGAGCAGCACGTCATGTCGGCTGTCGTGGATCCACCAGGAGGGGGCCGAGACGCCCAGTCCGATGGCGAGCACGGAGCCGCCGAGGACGACCAGGACAAGGCCGACGACTCCGAGCAGTACGCGGTTGACGATCCTGAGCACCGCCCTCACCCCTTCCGTCCGGGTCGGGCCACATGCACCGACAGCGCGGGCGGGCGGGCCGCTCCCAGTCCACGGATCGCCTCGGTGAGCGTGGCGTCCAGGTCGGCGCGTACGTCGTCCAGCTCGCGGAAGTGGGAGACCGCGCGGACGTCGGCCCGGGCGCGTTTCACCCGCACCCGTGCCGACTGCACGCCGGCGACCTCCATGGCCCGGTCGCGGAGCACCATCGCCGCCGCATCGCGGTGCAGTCCCGCGCGGACGTCGGTGTGGGGGCGCCGCATCGGGAGCACGGCACGCAGGCCGGGGGTGACCGCCAGCACGATCAGCCACAGGCCGAGGGCGGCGGCGACGCCCGCGCCGACGAGCACCCAGATGTCGTCCAGGGGACGCTCTGCGAGCTGCTCGGCGAGGTTCCGGCGCCAGGCCATGGCGTCCCGGCCGGCCCGTACGGCGGCGACGTCGTACAGGAAGGCGCCCGCGACGACCAGGAGCAGCAGCGCCACGATCCCCGCCGGGACGCGGCGCGCCGACCAGAAGCGGCCGCTCCCGCGCGCCTCGTCGGTCTCGGCGGCCGGTACGGGTGGAGCCTCGTACTCCCCGCCTGTGTCGGCCGGCTTCTCGATGACCGGCAGTCGTTGTGTGGTGCCCTCGGAACTCTGGGGCTCGCTCATCGCGTCCTCCCCTGTGCCGTGCCGTGCGCCGTCGCCGGGTGCAGCCGCTCGACCTGCACGGCGACCTCCGGCACTTCCATACCCACCAACGCGCCTACCCGCTCGACGACGTGTCGACGCACCGAACCGCATCGGGCGCCGATGTCGCAGGGATAGTCGAGTTCCAGGTGCACGCGGACCCGCGCGGACCCGTGGTGGACGACGACGGAGGCGTGCGGGGGCGAGGCGGCGTCGGGCAGTTCGCCGAGTGCCTCGCGCGCCGCCTGTCCGGCGACCTTCGCGACGACCCGGTCGGCGATCCGGGTCGCACCCCGCTCCCCCGGCGGAACGGCGTCCGGAGGTTTTCGGAGCTCACCGGCCCCACCGGTCACGGACGTCATCTGGGCCGGTCGCGTCGGTCGTCACGGGTACGGAAGAAATCGCCGAGGTCCAGGTCCCCCTCCAGGAACCGGCCGACGACGAATCCGATGGCGCCCAGGGCGGCGACCAGCACGAAGGCGCCGAACCCGCCGAAGTATCCGGCGAAGCCCAGCGCCATGCCGGCGATCATGCCGACCACGGCCATGCTCATGGCGACTCCGTTTCGATTGTCGGTCGTCGGTGCGTCACTGGAGCCGGGTCTCCGGTTCCTCGTCCTCTTCCTCGGGCAGCTTCACGTCACTCACCGCGATGTTGACCTCGACGACCTCAAGACTGGTCATCCGTTCCACCGCCGCGATGACGTTCTCGCGTACCGCCTTGGCCACGTCCGCGATCGATACGCCGTAGTCGACGACGATCTCCAGGTCGAGCGCGGTCTGCACCTCGCCGACCTCGACCTTCACCCCGCGTGTCGCGGCCTTGGACCCGCCGGGCACCCGGTCCCGTACGGCACCGAAGGTGCGGCTCAGTCCGCTGCCCATCGCGTGCACGCCGAGGACGTCCCGGGCGGCGAGCCCGGCGATCTTCTCCACCACTCCGTCGGCGATGGAGGTCCGGCCCCGGTTGGCCGGGTCCCCGCCGCCTCGCCGTACGGTCTTGCGGGTCTGTACGGGCGCCTCGCCCTCGGAGGTCTGCGTCCGGTTCGGCTCCGTGATGTCACTCATCGCCGTACGTCCCTTCCGATCGTCCTTTGACCACCGTAAGTGGGGTTGCGCGATCGCGCGCCAGGGATGCGGCAGGCTGGGGCAATGACAGTGGACCGGTGGACGCAGACCGTACGGCATCAGCTGGGGCTGGGCAGGTTGCTGCCCTTGGGAGACGCGCGGGACGGCGCGTGGATCTCGGAGGCGGCGGCCGACGCGGTGCTACGGCGCGCGGCCGAGAGCATGCGGGACGTGCGGCTGGGCCCCGTGCGGATCGGGCTCGCGGACCCGGAGGTCGGTCACGAGTCCGCCGTACCGCCGCCGCCCAGCGCCCTGCCGCCGGGCCCGCTGCGGGCCACGGCCGAGTTCGCCGCCACGGCGAACGAACCGCTGCCGACCGTCGGAGCGCGGCTGCGGGCGGTGCTGGTGGCCGCGGCGGAGGGACTCGGTCTGGCGGTGGCGGAGGTGGACCTGCGGGTGACGGATCTGATCGATGCGGCGGACGACGAGCCGGAGCCTCTTCCCGTACCGCCGGAGCCTGCCCCCGCCGTGTCGAGCGGGGACGACGGCGAGAGCCTCGCGGCCGACGCGGCCCTGTCCGTTCCGGGCGTGGCCCATCTGACCGGCACGCTGGGGCGCCCGGTGCACGTCGAGGAACGGCCGAGGGAGACGGCCGCCGCCCTGCCTCGCCGCCATGTCCGTGTGGAACTGGCGGTTCGCGCGGACCACCACCGAGCACTGGACGTGGCCCGGGAGGTCCGCGCGAGGGTGGGGCAGGCGTTGCCGGATCACCCGACGGTGGCGGTGCTGGTGACCACGGTCCGGTGAAAACCGGGGCCGTCGAGGGTGGACTCGCCGACGCGGTCGGAAGATCGGCGGCTGTCGAAGGCCCGGTGGCCCTCGAAGGGCTATTCGCCCACGCCGGCCAGGTCCCGCAGCCGTCGGGCCTGCGCGGCCCGCTCCGCGGTGCGCTGCTCCTCGTAGTTGCGGTCCGATGCCCCGCGCAGCAGTGCCTTCGTCTCGATCACCGCGTCCCTGGGGGCGGCGAGAATCGCCGAGGCGAGGTCCCGTACCGCTTCCGCCAGTTGGTCCGCGGGCACGGCGACATTCGCCAGGCCCGTGCTCACGGCCTCCTCGGCGTGCACGAACCGCCCGGTCGCGCAGATCTCCAGCGCGCGGGCATGGCCGACCAGTCCCACCAGCGGATGCGTACCGGTCAGGTCCGGCACGAGTCCGAGGCTGGTCTCGCGCATGGCGAACTGCACGTCGTCCGCGACGACGCGCAGGTCACAGGCGAGCGCGAGCTGGAAGCCCGCCCCGATGGCATGCCCCTGCACCGCGGCGATGGACACGATGTCGCTCCGTCGCCACCAGGTGAAACCTTCCTGGTACTCGGCGATG encodes:
- a CDS encoding SURF1 family protein, which encodes MYRFLLSRQWVILTLVALLLIPTMIRLGIWQMHRYEERTARNQLVSNALSAEPVPVEKLTSPGHVITTDERYHNVTAKGRFDTDDEVVVRRRTNSDDEVGYHVLTPFVLDDGKVLLVNRGWIPADGPSQTAFPKIPAPARGETTVTGRLMPDETTAASGIKNVKGLPDRQIMLINSAQEARRLGAEVLGGYIAQTAPEPKGDVPELVGRPGNEDAALNYAYAIQWWLFAAGVPVGWVVLVRRELRDRREATAEQQATEETEPAAV
- a CDS encoding glycoside hydrolase family 15 protein, with translation MHPRIEDYAVIGDEQTAALVGLDGSVDWLCLPRFDSAACFAKLLGDADNGHWRIAPKGSTGRCARRAYRPDTLVLDTEWETDKGTVRVTDLMPQRERAPDLVRVVEGLSGRVTVRSTLRLRFDYGSVMPWVRRSDGHRVAVAGPDSAWLRSEPEVHTWGEDFGTHSEFTVAEGEKVAFVLTWHPSHEPRPPLVDPYEALESSVADWRAWASRCRYDGPYRDAVVRSLITLKALTYAPTGGIVAAATTSLPEEVGGVRNWDYRYCWLRDSTLTLGVLLSCGYHKEAEAWRNWLLRAVAGDPADLQIMYGLAGERRLPEFELPYLSGFAGSRPVRIGNGAVDQLQLDVYGEVMDSLSLARAADLPATKDMWALQRALMTFLGSAWRQPDEGLWEVRGGRRQFVHSKVMVWVAADRAVRALESNPELHGDLDDWRAMRDEVHREVCEKGYDPQRNTFTQSYGSRELDAALLLIPRVGFLPPDDPRVIGTIDAIRADLGHGGFLRRYSIGENGVDGLPGGEGTFLACSFWLADALHMTGRTKEARELFERLVGLGNDVGLLSEEYDPVAGVQLGNVPQAFSHIGLVNTALALFGGEGAG
- a CDS encoding SDR family oxidoreductase; amino-acid sequence: MDLGLKDRVYVVTGATRGLGNAAARELVADGAKVVVTGREEKGVAEAAAALGPNAVGVVADNAEPAAAERLIAAAREHFGGFDGVLVSVGGPAPGFVADNTDEQWQTAFESVFLGAVRLARAAAAELEAGGVIGFVLSGSVHEPIPGLTISNGLRPGLAGFAKSLADELGPRNIRVVGLLPARIDTDRVRELDGLSADPEATRAANESRIPLRRYGRPEEFGRTAAFLLSPAASYLTGVMVPVDGGMRHGF
- the amaP gene encoding alkaline shock response membrane anchor protein AmaP, which translates into the protein MRAVLRIVNRVLLGVVGLVLVVLGGSVLAIGLGVSAPSWWIHDSRHDVLLSDAERTRWRESDWWWPTVLAVLAVLVLLALWWLTAVLRRRRLTQVLVDTGDGAGALLRGRALEGVLAGQAGELEGVARAHTHLTGRPTAPEARVRLQLEPHADPGTALHDFTEGALTRARNSAGLASLPAEVRLSGVKHRPERVG
- a CDS encoding alkaline shock response membrane anchor protein AmaP translates to MSEPQSSEGTTQRLPVIEKPADTGGEYEAPPVPAAETDEARGSGRFWSARRVPAGIVALLLLVVAGAFLYDVAAVRAGRDAMAWRRNLAEQLAERPLDDIWVLVGAGVAAALGLWLIVLAVTPGLRAVLPMRRPHTDVRAGLHRDAAAMVLRDRAMEVAGVQSARVRVKRARADVRAVSHFRELDDVRADLDATLTEAIRGLGAARPPALSVHVARPGRKG
- a CDS encoding Asp23/Gls24 family envelope stress response protein, producing the protein MTSVTGGAGELRKPPDAVPPGERGATRIADRVVAKVAGQAAREALGELPDAASPPHASVVVHHGSARVRVHLELDYPCDIGARCGSVRRHVVERVGALVGMEVPEVAVQVERLHPATAHGTAQGRTR
- a CDS encoding Asp23/Gls24 family envelope stress response protein — translated: MSDITEPNRTQTSEGEAPVQTRKTVRRGGGDPANRGRTSIADGVVEKIAGLAARDVLGVHAMGSGLSRTFGAVRDRVPGGSKAATRGVKVEVGEVQTALDLEIVVDYGVSIADVAKAVRENVIAAVERMTSLEVVEVNIAVSDVKLPEEEDEEPETRLQ
- a CDS encoding nucleopolyhedrovirus P10 family protein, encoding MTVDRWTQTVRHQLGLGRLLPLGDARDGAWISEAAADAVLRRAAESMRDVRLGPVRIGLADPEVGHESAVPPPPSALPPGPLRATAEFAATANEPLPTVGARLRAVLVAAAEGLGLAVAEVDLRVTDLIDAADDEPEPLPVPPEPAPAVSSGDDGESLAADAALSVPGVAHLTGTLGRPVHVEERPRETAAALPRRHVRVELAVRADHHRALDVAREVRARVGQALPDHPTVAVLVTTVR
- a CDS encoding enoyl-CoA hydratase/isomerase family protein gives rise to the protein MGSPDQDVVPDVPAFDKDGVRLTVDDAIATVTLTNPAKRNAQSPALWRALAEAGRLLPGSVRVVVLRAEGKSFSAGLDRQAFTPEGFDGEPSFVDLARGGDAELDATIAEYQEGFTWWRRSDIVSIAAVQGHAIGAGFQLALACDLRVVADDVQFAMRETSLGLVPDLTGTHPLVGLVGHARALEICATGRFVHAEEAVSTGLANVAVPADQLAEAVRDLASAILAAPRDAVIETKALLRGASDRNYEEQRTAERAAQARRLRDLAGVGE